In the genome of Spirochaeta cellobiosiphila DSM 17781, one region contains:
- a CDS encoding carbohydrate ABC transporter permease, with the protein MATDNIKTSNDFMTGIGGRTISYVIFILWTAITILPLVWMFYSSFKSNEELTRNIFAPPKELFTNMDDEYTVIPMSVSVIPPYDPDIDTRERLIIESKTISPGRRLFVHFLLKEKLPPEIANRKIGDTVIVRELPWSMRQAINWKTVWFNYTSAFQRGKLGGKFINSILYSGVSTFLVVIFGLMMAFAISKLAFKKLSAVAMGLVGLGYLISTNSVLIPLFLMLSKIGLTDTHLGIILVYVAFGLPLAVLLATQFMQGLPNSLVESANIDGATTFQAFTYIILPMCVPVIITISIMTALGIWNEFLLVLVLASSDFTKSLPVGVFSFSSLTSTQLGWQIAALVIATIPAMAVYFAFNQSITKGVVAGAVKG; encoded by the coding sequence ATGGCGACTGATAATATAAAAACCTCTAATGACTTTATGACAGGTATTGGTGGACGTACCATATCCTATGTTATTTTTATTTTATGGACAGCCATTACTATTTTACCATTAGTTTGGATGTTTTATTCTTCTTTTAAATCAAATGAAGAATTAACCCGAAATATATTTGCGCCACCAAAGGAATTATTCACTAATATGGATGATGAATATACGGTTATTCCTATGTCTGTAAGTGTTATTCCTCCTTATGATCCTGATATAGATACAAGAGAACGTTTGATAATTGAATCAAAAACCATCTCACCAGGTCGTAGACTCTTTGTTCATTTTCTTCTAAAAGAAAAGTTGCCCCCTGAGATCGCTAATCGAAAGATAGGGGATACGGTTATTGTAAGAGAGTTACCCTGGTCCATGAGGCAAGCCATAAATTGGAAGACTGTGTGGTTTAATTATACTTCTGCCTTTCAAAGAGGAAAACTGGGTGGTAAGTTTATTAACTCCATATTGTACTCGGGGGTATCAACATTCCTGGTTGTAATCTTTGGTTTGATGATGGCTTTCGCTATTAGTAAACTGGCGTTTAAAAAACTATCGGCTGTGGCAATGGGATTAGTAGGTTTGGGGTATCTCATCAGTACTAACTCTGTATTGATACCTCTCTTTCTAATGTTATCCAAGATTGGACTGACTGATACTCATCTCGGGATTATTCTAGTATATGTTGCTTTCGGATTACCTTTAGCCGTGTTACTGGCTACACAATTTATGCAAGGATTACCTAATAGTCTTGTTGAATCTGCTAACATAGATGGTGCTACCACATTTCAGGCATTCACTTATATTATTCTTCCTATGTGTGTTCCTGTAATCATTACTATTAGTATTATGACGGCCCTGGGAATTTGGAATGAGTTCCTATTGGTATTGGTTTTAGCCAGTTCCGATTTTACCAAATCGTTACCAGTTGGGGTTTTCTCCTTCTCAAGTCTTACCAGTACACAGTTGGGTTGGCAAATAGCCGCATTGGTTATTGCTACTATACCTGCAATGGCTGTTTATTTTGCTTTCAATCAAAGCATCACCAAAGGTGTTGTTGCTGGAGCTGTTAAGGGTTAA
- a CDS encoding carbohydrate ABC transporter permease: MKKLDKKALLVYLGFIGPGLLVYLLIVAYPIIYSVLLSFSDFNPNRGGGWNFVGLLQYSTMFKDPAFWHALKNNMIVVGISVFGQIPIGFMLAYILYRRLVKSTSFFQTMVFLPNFLSTIVIGTLWKKLFSADGPASVIIQLFTGNPNAQFDAMLKPETVMFPIGFALIWIYTGFYMIIFLANLQKVNSSVIEAAKIDGATEFQIFSKIIVPVLSGTILVSTILAIAGSLRGFDLIFSITTQGLQRQNAEVLPIFMYRTAFQNYSNEMRFAYGSAISNAIVIISVSLIMFSNWVSAKVGGGEEN, translated from the coding sequence GTGAAAAAACTAGATAAAAAGGCCTTGCTGGTCTATTTGGGGTTTATAGGACCAGGTTTATTGGTGTACTTGTTAATCGTAGCCTATCCTATTATTTATTCTGTACTTTTAAGTTTTTCTGATTTTAACCCCAATAGAGGAGGGGGTTGGAACTTTGTCGGTTTGTTGCAATATTCAACAATGTTTAAAGATCCAGCGTTTTGGCATGCCCTGAAAAATAATATGATTGTTGTTGGAATTTCTGTGTTCGGTCAGATTCCTATTGGCTTTATGTTAGCCTATATTTTGTATCGCCGTTTAGTAAAAAGCACCAGTTTCTTTCAGACTATGGTCTTTTTGCCTAACTTTCTATCAACAATTGTAATTGGTACTTTATGGAAGAAATTATTTTCTGCTGATGGTCCTGCCTCAGTAATTATTCAACTTTTTACAGGGAATCCCAATGCACAATTTGACGCAATGTTAAAACCAGAGACAGTAATGTTTCCTATTGGTTTTGCTTTGATTTGGATTTATACAGGGTTTTATATGATCATCTTCTTGGCTAACCTTCAGAAGGTTAATTCCAGTGTTATTGAAGCTGCAAAGATCGATGGTGCTACAGAATTTCAGATATTTTCTAAGATTATCGTCCCTGTACTATCCGGAACCATTCTTGTTTCAACAATTTTGGCAATCGCGGGCTCTTTAAGAGGGTTCGATTTAATATTTTCAATTACTACTCAGGGGCTTCAACGACAGAATGCTGAAGTATTACCCATCTTTATGTATAGGACAGCATTTCAGAATTATTCTAATGAAATGAGGTTCGCATATGGTTCAGCCATATCTAATGCGATAGTAATTATATCGGTGAGTTTAATTATGTTTAGCAACTGGGTGAGCGCCAAAGTTGGTGGCGGGGAGGAAAACTAA
- a CDS encoding ABC transporter substrate-binding protein, with product MRKLLGILALILAANMVFAEGQSEGKGGQVVVKALAYGDNSNSEGVSWVRIVNAFEKANPGIKIDYELLYDEAYHQKVTARLASGDVPDLAYMGADARWGAPWKEASQQIDMTPYIDKEMYDMNLIPKMGPNGEIYEVPLGTSNLCTVLFMNEKLVKELGFSAPKTYEDLVAMVPAARERGLDVITIDGADGWAWNSCVMSTFIARMSGDPAWMSKAAAGQHKFTEKPFVDSLALLRKMVDDGVITEKSVLVDYGTNVSNFSNGKALFMVQGQWVAGSIENPEVANNTKMMPWPKLPGEKGAAGSVAAAIQVGYGLTKSGAEDPKVRAAAMKFINYFNSEVEVTERLRTGSIVAPILKGYVVPDDMPYIVKEKVRFATSVTTSDVIDAFLSGAPNDALNAGMQKIVSGGATAEEVAAQVEGLR from the coding sequence ATGAGAAAACTACTAGGTATTTTGGCTTTAATCCTAGCAGCAAATATGGTATTTGCTGAAGGTCAGTCAGAAGGCAAAGGTGGACAAGTTGTTGTTAAAGCTCTTGCTTACGGTGACAACTCTAACTCTGAAGGTGTTAGCTGGGTAAGAATTGTAAATGCGTTTGAAAAGGCGAATCCCGGAATCAAAATTGATTATGAATTACTTTATGATGAAGCATATCACCAAAAAGTAACAGCACGTCTTGCTTCTGGTGATGTTCCTGATCTTGCTTATATGGGTGCAGATGCCAGATGGGGAGCTCCCTGGAAAGAAGCAAGTCAGCAAATAGATATGACACCATACATTGATAAAGAAATGTATGATATGAACTTGATTCCTAAAATGGGTCCTAATGGAGAAATCTATGAAGTACCATTAGGAACTTCTAATCTTTGTACTGTTTTATTCATGAATGAAAAACTAGTCAAAGAATTAGGATTCAGTGCTCCTAAAACTTATGAAGATTTAGTAGCTATGGTTCCTGCTGCAAGAGAAAGAGGATTAGATGTCATCACTATTGATGGTGCTGATGGATGGGCATGGAACTCATGTGTAATGTCTACTTTTATTGCTAGAATGTCAGGAGATCCAGCATGGATGTCTAAGGCTGCTGCAGGACAACACAAGTTTACTGAAAAACCATTTGTAGATTCATTAGCTCTTTTGAGAAAAATGGTTGATGACGGTGTTATCACTGAAAAATCAGTTTTAGTTGATTATGGTACAAACGTATCTAACTTCTCTAATGGAAAGGCTCTTTTCATGGTACAAGGACAGTGGGTAGCTGGTTCTATCGAAAATCCTGAAGTTGCTAATAATACTAAAATGATGCCATGGCCTAAATTACCTGGTGAAAAAGGTGCAGCTGGTTCTGTTGCTGCGGCTATTCAGGTTGGTTACGGTTTAACAAAATCAGGTGCTGAAGATCCTAAAGTTAGAGCAGCAGCCATGAAATTTATCAATTATTTCAATTCTGAAGTTGAAGTAACTGAAAGATTAAGAACTGGTTCTATCGTTGCTCCTATTCTTAAGGGCTATGTCGTTCCTGATGATATGCCTTATATCGTTAAGGAAAAAGTTCGTTTTGCAACTAGTGTAACTACTTCAGATGTTATTGATGCATTCTTGTCTGGTGCTCCAAATGATGCACTTAATGCAGGTATGCAGAAAATTGTTTCTGGTGGTGCAACTGCAGAAGAAGTTGCTGCACAAGTAGAAGGTTTAAGATAA
- a CDS encoding ROK family transcriptional regulator: MAKIKDIQLQNAASILRTVWMNRMSSRIEISRQVDLNKSTVTKIVSALIGQGILQEREEGETGPQGGRKPIYLELNKDYGYVAGMEFQPDCCRVVVTNLYGQIIDTWQDNIAIQRDNFLDIFNSNQTKIFDLMESLGAPLLGIGIGISGLVNPETGTVIASIPFNMEDFPLVETISTNHRVPIFIDNDSNAGAWGESVFHKDSCPQDFTFCLVEFHDPKIRKGLVGISVGLGIVLNGQLYRGPNSMAGEFRSVFWENNPSGQLTLTKDEMKKVQNDKEIFDRFVRELAKNIAFLVNTLNLSRVVLGGDLFDWNGSVHQTFIEELKTNWSYSNAVNCEITFSSLGNQAVAYGAAGMVVDNLFFQSSHKGREMEKIQEYPFYSCFV; encoded by the coding sequence ATGGCAAAGATAAAAGATATCCAATTACAGAATGCAGCATCGATACTCAGAACCGTTTGGATGAACAGAATGAGCAGTAGGATAGAGATATCACGACAAGTGGATTTGAACAAATCAACTGTGACAAAAATAGTTTCTGCCTTGATTGGTCAAGGTATATTGCAAGAACGTGAAGAAGGAGAAACTGGTCCTCAAGGTGGACGTAAACCAATATATCTTGAGTTGAACAAAGATTATGGTTATGTAGCTGGGATGGAGTTCCAACCGGACTGTTGTCGTGTGGTTGTAACCAATCTATATGGTCAGATTATAGATACTTGGCAAGATAATATTGCGATACAAAGAGATAATTTTTTAGACATTTTTAATTCAAATCAAACAAAGATATTTGATTTGATGGAAAGTCTGGGTGCTCCATTATTGGGAATTGGTATTGGAATATCAGGTTTGGTAAATCCTGAAACGGGAACAGTTATAGCTTCGATTCCTTTTAACATGGAAGATTTTCCTTTAGTAGAGACGATTAGTACCAATCATCGAGTTCCCATTTTTATAGATAATGATTCCAATGCAGGTGCCTGGGGTGAAAGCGTTTTCCATAAAGACTCTTGTCCACAGGATTTTACATTTTGTCTGGTTGAGTTCCATGATCCTAAAATCCGTAAAGGACTTGTTGGTATCTCAGTTGGGTTAGGAATTGTATTAAATGGACAATTGTATCGTGGTCCAAATAGTATGGCTGGAGAATTCCGTTCTGTATTTTGGGAAAACAATCCCAGTGGACAGTTAACATTAACGAAGGATGAGATGAAAAAAGTTCAAAATGACAAGGAAATATTTGATCGATTCGTTAGAGAGTTAGCAAAGAATATAGCTTTTTTAGTTAATACATTGAACCTCAGCCGTGTTGTATTAGGGGGCGACCTTTTTGATTGGAATGGGTCTGTTCATCAAACATTCATCGAAGAACTGAAGACGAACTGGTCTTATTCCAATGCTGTTAATTGTGAGATTACTTTCTCAAGTTTAGGCAATCAGGCTGTGGCCTATGGTGCGGCTGGAATGGTAGTGGATAATTTGTTTTTTCAAAGTAGTCATAAAGGGCGAGAAATGGAAAAGATTCAGGAATATCCCTTTTATTCCTGTTTTGTATAA
- the topA gene encoding type I DNA topoisomerase has translation MAKKSTGKNLLIVESPAKAKTIKKFLGSGFDVKASVGHIRDLSKKGRGGYKFGINVKGNFDPDYIVISGKEKVIEELKTAASKASHIYLAPDPDREGEAIAWHLKEVIGASDENVSRITYQAVTKKAVQTAIENPRKIDQNLVDAQQGRRVLDRLVGFQLSPFLWKKVCTGLSAGRVQSVAVKMVVEKEREIQAFVPEEYWKIIADLNKEGQSFKAQLVNWKDTKFVLGGEYAKTEEMARAVEEALKKADYVVISVEEKENSGRPSPPFITSTLQQAASSQLRFGTSKTMRVAQTLYEGIELDGGPVGLITYMRTDSTRIDPEAIDQARDFITQNYDKEYLPEKAPQYTTKKNAQDAHEAIRPTYIDQTPEKVKPFLSADQFKLYDLIWKRFLASQMAPSRSMITTAKIEAADGILEAKGRRVVFRGHTVLQPEEPKKEDDIKDQILPPLGQNDKVDLDELSTTQHFTKPPARYSEASLVRALEKEGIGRPSTYAPIIATIKDRGYVWLEKRAFHASELGMAVTDMLEAGFSDIMNKSFTADMEGKLDNIESGNTEWVNVIKEFYEEFLEELDVAMDKVESLKGREWDGDEKCPLCGSSLVVRYSKKGAFLGCSNYPECKGLLPMPGEGDEDGQEEELKVDCPTCGKPMLKKSSRYGSFLACSGYPECKTTLSLDKDGNIVELPHIERTCDKCGKPMAVKTGRRGMFLACTGYPECSFTLPMDKNGNVIELPKVEEQTCEKCGSPMVVRMSRRGPFLGCSNYPKCRNAKPLPKDGTENEEGTEK, from the coding sequence ATGGCCAAAAAGAGTACAGGAAAAAACCTGCTCATAGTTGAAAGTCCGGCAAAAGCTAAAACAATCAAGAAGTTTTTAGGCTCAGGATTTGATGTAAAAGCTTCCGTCGGTCACATCAGAGATCTGTCCAAAAAGGGCCGTGGAGGATATAAATTTGGGATCAATGTTAAAGGTAATTTTGATCCTGACTACATTGTTATCTCTGGAAAAGAGAAAGTTATTGAGGAATTAAAGACAGCCGCTTCTAAGGCTTCACATATTTATCTGGCTCCTGACCCTGACCGTGAGGGAGAAGCTATTGCCTGGCATTTGAAAGAAGTCATAGGTGCTTCTGATGAAAATGTATCTCGTATAACTTACCAGGCTGTAACAAAGAAAGCCGTTCAGACAGCTATTGAGAACCCACGGAAAATCGATCAAAACTTAGTGGATGCTCAACAAGGCCGACGGGTTCTGGATAGATTGGTTGGGTTTCAATTGTCTCCTTTTCTTTGGAAAAAAGTATGTACTGGTTTAAGTGCTGGACGTGTTCAATCGGTCGCTGTGAAGATGGTTGTCGAGAAAGAACGTGAGATTCAGGCCTTTGTTCCAGAAGAATATTGGAAAATTATTGCAGATCTCAATAAAGAGGGGCAGAGCTTCAAGGCCCAATTGGTAAATTGGAAAGACACTAAGTTTGTTCTTGGTGGAGAATATGCTAAGACTGAAGAAATGGCTCGTGCCGTTGAAGAAGCTCTAAAGAAAGCCGATTATGTTGTTATCTCTGTAGAGGAGAAAGAGAATTCTGGAAGACCTAGTCCTCCTTTTATAACGTCTACTCTACAGCAGGCTGCTTCCAGTCAATTAAGATTTGGGACTTCCAAGACTATGCGTGTTGCCCAGACTTTATATGAAGGAATTGAGTTAGATGGGGGTCCTGTGGGATTAATAACCTATATGCGAACTGACTCAACACGAATTGATCCTGAAGCCATTGATCAAGCAAGAGATTTTATTACTCAGAATTATGATAAAGAGTATCTTCCGGAAAAGGCCCCCCAGTATACAACTAAGAAAAATGCCCAGGATGCTCACGAAGCTATACGGCCCACTTATATTGATCAAACTCCGGAAAAGGTGAAGCCCTTTCTAAGTGCAGATCAATTCAAATTATATGATTTAATCTGGAAACGATTTTTGGCCAGTCAGATGGCCCCTTCCCGTTCCATGATTACAACAGCTAAGATTGAAGCAGCTGATGGTATTTTGGAGGCCAAAGGACGACGGGTTGTTTTCCGGGGGCATACCGTATTGCAGCCTGAAGAACCAAAAAAAGAAGATGATATTAAAGATCAAATTCTTCCTCCTTTAGGTCAAAATGACAAAGTAGATCTGGATGAATTAAGCACTACGCAACATTTTACAAAACCACCTGCTAGATATTCAGAGGCTAGTCTTGTTAGGGCATTAGAGAAAGAAGGCATTGGACGTCCTTCCACCTATGCTCCTATTATTGCAACCATAAAGGATAGGGGCTATGTTTGGCTTGAAAAACGGGCTTTCCATGCTTCCGAACTTGGTATGGCTGTTACGGACATGTTAGAGGCTGGTTTCAGTGACATTATGAATAAAAGCTTTACCGCAGATATGGAAGGAAAACTCGATAACATTGAATCGGGAAATACAGAATGGGTCAATGTTATAAAAGAATTCTATGAGGAATTCCTCGAAGAGCTTGATGTCGCGATGGATAAAGTAGAATCCCTAAAAGGAAGAGAGTGGGACGGTGATGAGAAATGTCCTCTCTGTGGTTCTTCCTTAGTTGTTCGCTATAGTAAGAAAGGTGCCTTTTTAGGTTGTAGTAATTATCCTGAATGTAAAGGTCTTCTTCCCATGCCTGGTGAAGGTGATGAAGATGGTCAGGAAGAAGAACTTAAAGTCGATTGTCCTACTTGTGGTAAGCCTATGCTTAAAAAAAGTTCTCGGTATGGATCCTTTCTGGCTTGTTCCGGGTATCCTGAGTGTAAGACGACTTTGAGTTTGGACAAAGATGGTAATATTGTCGAATTGCCTCACATAGAACGTACTTGTGATAAATGCGGTAAGCCCATGGCTGTTAAAACTGGGCGAAGAGGGATGTTCCTGGCATGTACTGGTTATCCTGAATGTAGCTTTACCCTACCAATGGATAAGAATGGTAATGTTATAGAGTTGCCAAAGGTTGAGGAACAGACCTGTGAAAAATGTGGTTCCCCTATGGTTGTTCGTATGTCGAGACGTGGTCCTTTTCTTGGGTGCAGCAATTATCCTAAATGCCGTAATGCAAAGCCCTTACCCAAGGATGGTACAGAAAATGAAGAGGGTACAGAAAAATAA
- the recD gene encoding exodeoxyribonuclease V subunit alpha: MDRDWEYLSLAMGHQWYPEDKDKSLLVCIVMELVLAGHICMNLDSFLEDLKTIGINDTITLDKDDVLELIADDRNFSSDPKARSPFIYKNNCIYFYNQFVIEQELAQYIGNYLSQSYISLDHALLSPHGIRLTENQLKAATLPLEHGLSIITGGPGTGKTTVLSSVLLNYNKAFPKAVIQLAAPTGRGAKRMVESISHQLDKTPWLDVIMDTASTVHKLLGFSQKGRPTRNKKNPFKLDLLIIDEASMLDFVMMRRILEAMPEKSQLLLVGDRDQLPSVEGGDFYGDILEYLREHHSSCMVTLDKSLRANSALSKVASCIVRDDFDALKQTIKDHEEVQQSKDNQENPFFEEVLHRWSWNQLKYKGTFSCDIRDWKREQQNIDDFFSLLNHGWILSPEYGSYWGVDQVNDRVRLRCGLDSVLSAGLPIMINKNDYSLGLYNGDRGALLSFGGSIFAFFPQAHGYNFYSPGRLPSWEPAFATTIHKSQGSEADEVLMIMTSRSERLMTKELFYTGVTRARNKLYLIADDELLEKVISKKMHRQSGLKEQLLGI; encoded by the coding sequence ATGGATAGGGATTGGGAGTATCTAAGCTTAGCCATGGGCCATCAGTGGTATCCAGAAGACAAAGATAAATCATTGTTAGTGTGTATAGTGATGGAACTGGTGTTAGCTGGTCACATATGTATGAACCTGGATAGTTTTCTTGAGGATCTAAAGACAATAGGAATTAATGACACCATCACATTAGATAAAGATGATGTGTTGGAATTAATTGCTGATGACAGGAACTTCAGTTCAGACCCCAAAGCTCGCAGCCCATTCATTTATAAAAACAACTGTATCTATTTTTATAATCAGTTTGTGATAGAACAGGAGTTAGCCCAGTATATTGGGAACTATTTGTCCCAAAGCTATATTAGTCTTGATCATGCTCTTTTATCTCCCCATGGTATTCGTTTAACAGAAAATCAGTTAAAAGCGGCTACTCTTCCTTTAGAACATGGTTTGTCCATCATCACTGGTGGCCCTGGAACGGGAAAAACCACTGTCCTTTCTTCTGTGCTGCTTAATTATAATAAAGCTTTTCCTAAGGCGGTTATTCAGTTAGCGGCTCCAACCGGACGTGGCGCCAAAAGAATGGTAGAGAGTATCTCTCATCAATTAGATAAGACGCCTTGGCTGGATGTTATTATGGACACAGCTTCTACTGTTCATAAGTTGTTGGGGTTTTCCCAGAAAGGAAGGCCCACCCGCAATAAGAAGAATCCCTTCAAATTAGATCTCCTTATTATTGATGAAGCATCTATGCTCGATTTTGTGATGATGCGTAGGATATTAGAGGCTATGCCAGAGAAGTCCCAATTGTTACTTGTGGGGGACAGAGACCAATTACCCTCTGTTGAAGGAGGAGATTTTTATGGTGATATTCTGGAATATCTAAGGGAACACCATAGTTCCTGTATGGTCACACTAGACAAGTCCTTGAGAGCTAACTCTGCTTTGTCGAAGGTGGCCAGCTGTATTGTTCGGGATGATTTTGATGCCCTAAAACAAACGATAAAAGATCATGAGGAAGTACAGCAATCAAAGGATAATCAGGAGAATCCCTTCTTTGAAGAAGTGTTACACAGGTGGTCCTGGAATCAACTGAAATATAAGGGAACATTCTCTTGTGACATTCGTGATTGGAAAAGGGAGCAACAGAACATTGATGACTTCTTCTCTTTATTGAACCATGGTTGGATACTGTCTCCTGAATATGGATCTTATTGGGGCGTTGATCAAGTCAATGATAGGGTTAGACTTCGTTGTGGTCTGGATTCTGTCTTATCTGCAGGGTTACCTATTATGATCAACAAGAATGATTATAGTCTTGGATTATATAACGGGGATAGGGGGGCTTTACTGTCCTTTGGTGGATCGATCTTTGCCTTTTTTCCTCAAGCTCATGGGTATAATTTTTACAGCCCCGGACGTCTTCCTTCCTGGGAGCCGGCTTTTGCTACGACGATTCATAAGAGTCAAGGCTCTGAGGCGGATGAAGTATTAATGATCATGACAAGTAGATCTGAACGCTTAATGACAAAAGAATTGTTCTATACAGGTGTGACGAGGGCAAGAAACAAATTATACCTTATCGCAGATGATGAACTGCTAGAAAAGGTGATATCAAAGAAAATGCACCGACAAAGTGGATTAAAGGAACAATTATTAGGAATATAG